The nucleotide sequence ACTATCGGTTTTGATACTGCTATCAACACAGCTATGGATGCCATCGATAAGGTTCGTGATACATCTTCATCACATGAGAGATGTTCCATAGTAGAAGTTATGGGAAGACATGCAGGATATATCGCTCTCTGGTGCGGTGTTGCCAGCGGTGCTGAGGAGATCCTTCTTCCTGAAAGCTATGACTACGATGAGCAGCATATTATAAATCACATTATCGAAGCAAAGAAGATCGGAAAGACTCATTTCCTTATCGTAAATGCTGAGGGTATCGGTCATTCAACATCTCTTGCAAGACGTATCGAAGCAGCAACAGGTATGGAGACAAGAGCTACTATTCTCGGATACATGCAGCGAGGCGGTTCACCTACATGTAAGGATCGTTTCTATGCAACTATCATGGGTGCATACGCAGCTGACCTTCTTCGTGATGGTAAGTTCAACAGAGTTGTATGCCACAGAAACGGTGAATTCTGCGACTTTGATATCGATGAGGCACTGGCTATGAAGAAGACCATTCCGCCTTACCTTGAGGAAGTTGCAAGGTCTATGTCAAGATGATAAGCTCATACACGAACGCACGCCTTAACGGCGTGCGCTCTCTTCGAGACAGATCCAAGGCAAGACGTGAGAAGGATGCCTTCGTAGTGGAGGGAATTCGCGCCTATAAAGAAATACCGGAAGAAGATCTTCTGGAGACATACGTATCAGAGAGTTTTCATAAAAGATATCCTTCGATAAAGGGAGAGATCGTAAAGGAAGAAGTTTTTAAGAAGCTCAGTGATACAACCAGCCCACAAGGCGTGCTCGCTGTCGTGCGTCAGAAGCATTACAAACTTGCTGACCTCATAAAAGCTGAGAACGGCCTTTTTTTAGTTTTGGAAGGAATTCAGGATCCGGGAAATCTTGGAACCATGCTCAGAAGCGGAGAGGGCGCCGGAGTTACGGCGTTGATAATGGACAGAAAAACGGCTGATATTTATTCGCCTAAGGTCGTTCGCTCAACAATGGGAACGATCTTCAGGGTACCGTTTATATATACTGATGATCTCAGATCAACTGTGGAAGAAATGAAAAAGGCAGGTGTGCGTTTTTATGCGGCACATCTGAAGGGAAGTAAAAACTACTGCGATATCGAATATGCGCCCAAAACGGCATTCATGATCGGAAACGAAGGAAATGGACTTTCCGATGAACTGACTGCGATGGCGGATGAGAGGTTACTCATTCCCATGAAGGGAAAGGTAGAGTCGCTTAACGCATCGGTATCGGCATCAATACTTATGTATAAATACGCTGAGAAAAATTACGGCTGAGGTAATTTCATAGCTGTTAGGATACAGATAAAATCATTTGGAAGGGGAAAACAGATGAAATCATTAAAAGGCAGACACTTACTTTCACTTAGGGACTACACAACAGAAGAGATCACATATCTTATTGATCTGGCTGCAAAATTCAAGGAGATGAAAAAAGAGGGCATCGCACATGATGTGTTTAAGACAAAAAATATTGCCCTTATCTTTGAGAAGACTTCAACACGTACACGCTGTGCCTTTGAAGTTGCAGCCCACGATCTCGGAATGGGTTCAACTTACCTTGATCCTAAGGGTTCACAGATTGGAAAGAAAGAGTCTATAGCCGATACTGCCCAGGTTCTTGGCCGTATGTTTGACGGAATCGAATACAGAGGTTTTGGTCAGGAAATAGTTGAAGAGCTGGCACAGTATGCCGGAGTTCCCGTATGGAACGGCCTTACAAATGAGTATCATCCGACACAGATCCTTGCAGATATGCTTACAATAAGGGAGACCTTTGGAAAATTAAAGGGTCTTAAATTCGTATATATGGGAGATGCCAGATACAACATGGGAAATTCCCTCATGATAGGCTGCGCAAAGCTCGGGCTTGATTTCGTAGCCTGTGCTCCTGAGAAATACTTCCCTAATCCTTCACTTGTAGAGGAGTGCAGAGAGTGGGCAGCATCTTCCGGATCAACCATTACACTTTCAACAGACCCTGCTGAAGCAGTAAAGGGTGCCGATGTGATCTATACAGATGTATGGGTTTCAATGGGTGAGAGCGATGCCGTTTGGGAAGAGCGTATAAAGGATCTCACACCTTACAAGGTAACAATGGATCTCATGAGAAAAGCCGGCGAAGATGCAATCTTTATGCACTGCCTGCCTGCTTTCCATGACCTTAAGACTGAGATCGGTGCTGAAATGGGAAAGAGATTCAAGATTACAGAGATGGAAGTTACCGACGAAGTATTCAATCATTACAGTGATTCAGTATTTGAAGAAGCTGAGAACCGTATGCATACCATAAAGGCAGTTATGGCTGCAACACTTGGATATGAAGATAAATAATAAAAATGAAATATTGGGCGCTGACAAAAACCGGCGCCTCTATATAACGCTCGATGTAGTAAATTTCATTCTCTCGCTC is from Lachnospiraceae bacterium C1.1 and encodes:
- the pfkA gene encoding 6-phosphofructokinase; amino-acid sequence: MADKKINTIAVLTSGGDAPGMNAAIRGVVRKALTNGMKVMGIEKGYQGLLNGEIHEMTSKDVSDSIQKGGTILRTARSEEFGTEEGKIKGAEILKSKGIDAVVVIGGDGSYKGALGLSHHGIAVVGLPGTIDLDIACTDYTIGFDTAINTAMDAIDKVRDTSSSHERCSIVEVMGRHAGYIALWCGVASGAEEILLPESYDYDEQHIINHIIEAKKIGKTHFLIVNAEGIGHSTSLARRIEAATGMETRATILGYMQRGGSPTCKDRFYATIMGAYAADLLRDGKFNRVVCHRNGEFCDFDIDEALAMKKTIPPYLEEVARSMSR
- a CDS encoding RNA methyltransferase; translated protein: MISSYTNARLNGVRSLRDRSKARREKDAFVVEGIRAYKEIPEEDLLETYVSESFHKRYPSIKGEIVKEEVFKKLSDTTSPQGVLAVVRQKHYKLADLIKAENGLFLVLEGIQDPGNLGTMLRSGEGAGVTALIMDRKTADIYSPKVVRSTMGTIFRVPFIYTDDLRSTVEEMKKAGVRFYAAHLKGSKNYCDIEYAPKTAFMIGNEGNGLSDELTAMADERLLIPMKGKVESLNASVSASILMYKYAEKNYG
- the argF gene encoding ornithine carbamoyltransferase, which produces MKSLKGRHLLSLRDYTTEEITYLIDLAAKFKEMKKEGIAHDVFKTKNIALIFEKTSTRTRCAFEVAAHDLGMGSTYLDPKGSQIGKKESIADTAQVLGRMFDGIEYRGFGQEIVEELAQYAGVPVWNGLTNEYHPTQILADMLTIRETFGKLKGLKFVYMGDARYNMGNSLMIGCAKLGLDFVACAPEKYFPNPSLVEECREWAASSGSTITLSTDPAEAVKGADVIYTDVWVSMGESDAVWEERIKDLTPYKVTMDLMRKAGEDAIFMHCLPAFHDLKTEIGAEMGKRFKITEMEVTDEVFNHYSDSVFEEAENRMHTIKAVMAATLGYEDK